In a genomic window of Vallitalea okinawensis:
- a CDS encoding YlzJ-like family protein — protein MMYSIYPITFEDYIPSHQMEYKTMMVNGVMLEYYQDLEGRKVINRLVSSSLNAYLDKNFQPGSYIEE, from the coding sequence ATGATGTATAGTATTTATCCCATTACATTCGAAGACTATATCCCATCTCATCAAATGGAGTATAAAACCATGATGGTTAATGGAGTCATGTTGGAATATTATCAGGATTTGGAAGGGCGAAAAGTTATTAATCGACTTGTAAGTTCTTCCCTTAATGCCTATCTAGACAAAAATTTTCAGCCGGGATCATATATTGAAGAATGA
- a CDS encoding dipicolinate synthase subunit B, protein MEFKGKRIGVAICASCCTYHKVKKYIKQLMDLGAEITVIISHHAVEFDTRFGKGCDLAIELEELTGRPVLKTIVDVEPIGPKGLLDVLVIAPCTGNTLAKLANAITDTSVVMAGKSMLRNEKPVVISLSTNDALGLNMKNIGVLMNTKNVYFVPLGQDNPNRKPNSMSADLELVIPTIESALEGEQLQPVIIQYKKK, encoded by the coding sequence ATGGAATTTAAGGGGAAGAGAATTGGAGTAGCTATCTGTGCATCTTGTTGTACCTACCATAAAGTTAAAAAATATATCAAGCAATTAATGGATTTAGGGGCTGAAATTACAGTCATTATATCCCATCATGCCGTGGAATTTGATACTAGATTTGGAAAGGGATGTGATTTGGCTATTGAATTAGAGGAGTTAACTGGACGTCCAGTTTTAAAGACCATTGTAGACGTGGAGCCTATAGGTCCTAAAGGATTGTTAGATGTACTTGTTATAGCACCGTGCACAGGAAATACATTAGCTAAATTGGCTAATGCCATAACAGATACATCTGTTGTCATGGCAGGAAAATCCATGTTAAGAAATGAAAAGCCTGTTGTGATATCTCTCTCAACTAATGATGCACTAGGTTTAAATATGAAAAATATTGGTGTTCTCATGAATACTAAGAATGTCTATTTTGTACCCCTGGGTCAAGATAATCCTAATAGGAAACCTAATTCTATGTCAGCTGATTTAGAATTGGTCATTCCTACAATAGAATCGGCATTAGAAGGTGAACAGTTACAACCCGTTATCATTCAGTATAAAAAAAAGTAG
- a CDS encoding FtsK/SpoIIIE family DNA translocase, with the protein MPKKKSSSSSSSKKKSKSVMNQKLKNEIIMIAAFVLSIIIAVSVYTVDGAGVVGTLIKQLFVGLLGFSAYILPVYIVTLTAIILFDKFQGKIKVKYIVTSFFLIVLSTGAHIIHKSSEAAIPVDKFTEYFEIASWQNGGLIGGLLGDLMVNLLGFWGSSLIILALSLIYIILLTEKSFFKVVSYLGEKIHQGVSARVEESKKNQEEKKKTKKQREVIVKGIEAEEKAQTKEVSNVVTNDHAYKQTNELEEKKNVEDLTVEPFGDSEQLTVVDMPVVVENKPKKVEKAPVQPTDITINSTNIVYDYPPVNLLNKNPQTSTMDSRNELLHNARKLERSLESFGVKAKVVQVNKGPTVTRYELQPGEGVKVSKIANLADDIALNLAASGVRIEAPVPGKGVVGIEVANKDKQTVFLREVIDSLKFNKFPSDVAFGLGKDIDGSVVVADIAKMPHLLVAGATGSGKSVCINTLITSILYKSHPKDVKLILIDPKVVELSVYNGIPHLLIPVVNDPKKAAGALNWAVSEMTSRYKKFAELSVRDVKGFNKAIEGAADCNYEKMPQIVIVIDELADLMMVSPKDVEEAICRLAQMARAAGIHLVIATQRPSVDVITGVIKANIPSRLAFAVSSGTDSRTILDMNGAEKLLGKGDMLFMPIGAQKPIRIQGAFISDKEVENIVSHVKKDIEVNYNDDVLEEISAGVSTIGGTGSDENDEHLEQAIELVVDKQKASISMLQRSFRIGFNRAARLMEDMHDRGIVGPEEGSKPRRVLVTKDQLEAMKQSE; encoded by the coding sequence ATGCCTAAAAAGAAAAGCAGTAGTAGCAGTAGTAGTAAGAAAAAAAGCAAAAGTGTAATGAATCAGAAACTAAAAAATGAAATTATAATGATTGCTGCATTTGTCCTTTCAATTATCATTGCAGTTAGTGTATATACTGTTGATGGTGCAGGTGTTGTGGGGACCTTAATTAAGCAACTCTTCGTTGGATTACTTGGGTTTTCAGCATATATTTTACCCGTATATATTGTAACATTAACAGCTATTATATTATTTGATAAATTTCAAGGTAAAATAAAAGTTAAATACATAGTAACATCCTTTTTTCTTATCGTGCTTTCAACAGGAGCACATATTATTCATAAAAGTAGTGAAGCAGCTATTCCGGTAGATAAATTTACAGAGTATTTTGAGATAGCAAGTTGGCAAAACGGTGGATTAATTGGTGGACTTTTAGGAGATTTAATGGTCAATCTATTAGGTTTCTGGGGTTCCAGCTTAATTATATTAGCTTTGAGTCTCATCTATATCATATTGCTGACGGAAAAATCATTCTTTAAGGTAGTATCTTATTTGGGCGAAAAGATACATCAAGGCGTAAGTGCACGCGTTGAAGAGAGTAAGAAAAATCAAGAAGAAAAGAAGAAGACTAAAAAACAGAGAGAAGTTATCGTTAAAGGTATAGAAGCTGAAGAAAAAGCACAAACCAAAGAAGTAAGTAATGTAGTGACAAATGACCATGCTTATAAACAGACAAATGAACTAGAAGAAAAGAAGAATGTGGAAGATCTGACTGTTGAGCCTTTTGGTGACAGTGAACAGTTAACGGTAGTTGACATGCCCGTTGTTGTAGAAAATAAACCTAAAAAGGTTGAAAAAGCTCCAGTACAACCTACTGATATTACGATTAATTCAACAAATATTGTTTATGATTACCCACCGGTTAACCTTTTGAATAAGAATCCACAAACTTCTACCATGGATTCAAGAAATGAATTATTGCATAATGCTAGAAAGCTTGAGCGCTCCCTTGAAAGTTTTGGTGTTAAAGCAAAGGTGGTGCAAGTTAATAAGGGACCTACTGTAACACGATATGAGTTACAACCTGGTGAAGGTGTTAAGGTGAGCAAAATAGCTAATCTTGCTGATGATATTGCTCTTAATTTAGCTGCATCGGGTGTTCGTATCGAAGCACCGGTACCTGGAAAAGGTGTTGTCGGTATTGAGGTTGCCAATAAAGATAAGCAAACGGTCTTCTTAAGAGAAGTTATCGATAGTTTAAAGTTTAATAAATTCCCTTCAGATGTTGCCTTTGGATTAGGGAAAGATATTGACGGTAGTGTTGTTGTTGCTGATATTGCAAAAATGCCTCATTTATTAGTTGCCGGAGCTACTGGCTCAGGTAAGAGTGTGTGTATAAATACTCTTATTACGAGTATTCTATATAAATCGCATCCGAAGGATGTAAAACTTATTTTAATTGATCCAAAAGTAGTTGAGCTTAGCGTGTACAATGGTATTCCTCACTTGCTCATACCTGTAGTAAATGATCCTAAAAAAGCAGCAGGGGCTCTTAATTGGGCTGTTAGTGAGATGACATCTCGATACAAAAAGTTTGCAGAATTAAGTGTACGTGATGTTAAAGGATTTAATAAGGCTATTGAAGGGGCTGCAGATTGTAACTATGAAAAAATGCCTCAGATTGTCATTGTCATTGATGAGTTGGCTGATTTAATGATGGTTTCGCCTAAGGATGTTGAAGAGGCTATTTGTCGATTAGCACAAATGGCAAGAGCTGCAGGTATCCATTTGGTTATTGCAACTCAACGACCTTCTGTTGATGTCATCACTGGAGTTATTAAAGCAAATATCCCATCAAGATTAGCTTTCGCAGTATCTTCAGGTACAGATTCACGAACAATACTGGACATGAATGGTGCAGAGAAATTACTTGGTAAAGGTGATATGTTATTTATGCCAATAGGCGCACAGAAACCTATCCGCATCCAAGGCGCGTTTATTTCTGATAAAGAAGTAGAAAACATCGTGTCTCATGTAAAAAAAGATATTGAAGTAAATTATAATGATGATGTTCTGGAAGAAATTTCTGCAGGTGTATCTACAATTGGTGGGACTGGCTCAGATGAAAATGACGAACATTTAGAACAGGCTATTGAACTAGTTGTTGATAAGCAAAAAGCTTCTATATCCATGTTACAGCGATCCTTCAGAATAGGATTCAACCGAGCAGCAAGATTGATGGAGGATATGCACGATAGGGGTATAGTAGGACCAGAGGAGGGGAGTAAACCTCGCCGCGTACTGGTAACGAAAGATCAGTTAGAAGCCATGAAACAAAGCGAATAA
- the pgsA gene encoding CDP-diacylglycerol--glycerol-3-phosphate 3-phosphatidyltransferase produces the protein MNIANKLTILRMILVPFFIFFFITDMVEQPMGRYIALGIFIIASLTDFLDGYLARSRNMVTTFGKFMDPLADKLLVVSALVSLTFLGELSPWVVMIIIAREFIISGFRLVAASEGIVIAASWWGKIKTATQMFMIILLLFNIDNPTVNLIEVVLIWAAVILTIVSLVDYLVKNKHVLTFK, from the coding sequence ATGAATATAGCCAACAAATTAACAATCTTACGTATGATTTTAGTACCTTTTTTCATTTTCTTTTTTATAACAGATATGGTTGAACAACCAATGGGGCGCTACATTGCTCTTGGTATATTTATTATTGCATCTTTAACGGATTTTCTTGACGGGTATTTAGCGAGGTCACGTAATATGGTCACCACATTTGGTAAGTTCATGGACCCGCTAGCAGATAAGCTTTTAGTTGTTTCTGCTTTGGTAAGCTTAACATTTTTAGGAGAATTATCTCCTTGGGTTGTTATGATTATTATTGCGCGTGAGTTTATCATCAGTGGCTTTAGGCTAGTTGCTGCATCTGAAGGGATTGTTATTGCAGCGAGTTGGTGGGGGAAGATTAAAACAGCAACACAGATGTTTATGATCATTTTATTACTATTTAATATTGATAACCCAACTGTTAACCTTATTGAAGTTGTACTTATTTGGGCAGCAGTAATTTTAACAATAGTATCACTTGTGGACTATTTGGTAAAGAATAAACACGTTCTAACTTTTAAATAA
- the rimO gene encoding 30S ribosomal protein S12 methylthiotransferase RimO, which translates to MKISFTSLGCDKNLVDSEVMLGLIDEEGYKVVSDDAIADVIIVNTCCFINDAKAESIENILELAEYKETGECKALIVTGCMAERYKEEVFNELPEVDAIVGTGSYEKIIEVIKETLEGNKVQRFDSIDITSEGRRKRLISTPGYFEYIKIAEGCDNFCTYCIIPQLRGKYRSRKIEDIVEEARELVEQGVKEIILVAQDTTRYGIDLYGDKKLHVLLEELSKIEELKWIRLMYCYPEEINDNLIEAIKNLDKVCNYIDMPIQHANDRILKRMARRSNQEKLRKVIGKLRQEVPDISLRTTLITGFPGETEDDFNDMLQFVKDMRFNRLGVFTYSQEEGTKAAEFEEQIDDDIKERRKNAIMEAQKIISEELSKEQVGRELDTIIDGKLPEEDHVYCGRTYMDSPDIDGYIFVNSERTYMSGDFTKAKVVGSYEYDLIGEEIE; encoded by the coding sequence ATCAAAATATCATTTACATCTTTAGGTTGTGACAAGAATTTAGTAGATAGTGAAGTAATGCTTGGATTAATTGATGAAGAAGGTTATAAAGTTGTCAGTGACGATGCTATAGCCGATGTCATCATTGTCAATACATGTTGTTTCATAAATGATGCTAAAGCAGAAAGTATTGAAAATATATTAGAGCTTGCAGAATACAAAGAAACAGGAGAATGCAAAGCTTTAATCGTTACAGGTTGTATGGCTGAACGTTATAAAGAAGAAGTCTTCAATGAACTTCCAGAAGTTGATGCCATTGTAGGTACGGGAAGCTATGAAAAAATCATTGAAGTCATTAAAGAAACCTTAGAAGGAAATAAAGTACAGCGATTTGATAGCATCGATATAACCAGTGAAGGTAGAAGAAAACGACTTATATCAACACCCGGTTATTTTGAATACATTAAAATAGCTGAAGGATGCGATAACTTCTGTACTTACTGCATTATTCCTCAACTACGTGGTAAATATAGAAGTAGGAAGATAGAGGATATCGTTGAAGAAGCCAGAGAACTTGTAGAACAAGGTGTTAAAGAAATTATTCTCGTTGCTCAAGATACAACAAGATACGGTATCGACTTATACGGTGATAAGAAACTACATGTATTATTAGAAGAACTTTCTAAAATTGAAGAATTGAAGTGGATTCGATTAATGTATTGTTATCCTGAAGAAATTAATGATAACTTAATTGAAGCTATTAAAAATCTAGACAAAGTTTGTAACTATATTGATATGCCTATACAGCACGCAAACGATCGCATACTTAAACGCATGGCTAGAAGAAGTAATCAAGAAAAATTGCGTAAAGTTATTGGGAAACTACGTCAGGAAGTACCGGATATTTCACTTCGTACAACTCTTATTACAGGCTTCCCTGGGGAAACAGAAGATGACTTCAACGATATGCTACAATTTGTCAAAGATATGCGTTTTAATCGACTAGGCGTCTTTACTTATTCTCAAGAAGAAGGAACAAAAGCAGCAGAGTTTGAAGAACAGATTGATGATGACATCAAAGAAAGACGTAAAAATGCCATCATGGAAGCTCAAAAGATAATTAGTGAAGAGCTATCTAAAGAGCAGGTAGGGAGAGAACTAGATACTATTATTGATGGTAAATTACCAGAAGAAGATCATGTCTATTGTGGTCGAACTTATATGGATTCACCAGATATTGATGGCTATATCTTCGTCAATTCAGAGCGTACTTATATGTCTGGTGATTTTACTAAAGCAAAGGTAGTTGGATCTTATGAGTATGATCTCATTGGGGAGGAAATAGAATGA
- the folD gene encoding bifunctional methylenetetrahydrofolate dehydrogenase/methenyltetrahydrofolate cyclohydrolase FolD, producing MSMLINGKETSKKIKEELKNQVTDMIEAGMEAPTLAVVLVGDDPASQVYVNHKKKGCAFVGIRSLAYEMPETTSEEELLELIDELNERQDVHGILVQLPLPRHIDEEKVLLAIDPLKDVDGFHPFNVGSLSIGRECFKSCTPAGIIELLKRYELDIEGKNCVIVGRSNIVGKPISMMLLAENGTITICHSRTKDLKGVCKKADILIAAIGRAKMINRDYVKEGAVVIDVGINRLDNGKLCGDVDFDDVKDIAEAITPVPGGVGPMTIAMLLKNCVISAKKHQE from the coding sequence ATGTCCATGTTAATTAACGGGAAGGAAACTTCCAAGAAGATTAAAGAGGAACTGAAGAATCAAGTAACTGATATGATAGAGGCGGGGATGGAAGCCCCAACTTTAGCAGTAGTCTTAGTAGGTGATGACCCTGCATCACAAGTTTATGTTAATCATAAGAAAAAGGGTTGTGCTTTTGTAGGAATACGTTCTTTAGCATATGAAATGCCAGAGACAACTTCAGAAGAAGAGCTTTTGGAACTCATTGATGAATTAAATGAGCGACAAGATGTACATGGCATTCTTGTTCAGTTACCTTTACCAAGGCATATTGACGAGGAAAAAGTACTCTTAGCTATTGACCCTCTTAAAGATGTAGATGGGTTTCACCCATTTAATGTAGGCTCTCTTAGTATAGGTCGAGAATGTTTTAAGTCCTGTACACCTGCAGGGATTATTGAACTCCTTAAAAGATATGAATTAGATATCGAAGGGAAGAACTGTGTTATAGTAGGACGAAGTAATATTGTAGGGAAACCTATATCAATGATGCTTCTAGCTGAAAACGGTACAATAACTATATGTCACTCCCGGACAAAAGACTTAAAAGGTGTATGTAAAAAAGCAGATATACTTATAGCTGCCATTGGGCGTGCAAAGATGATTAATAGAGACTATGTTAAAGAAGGTGCTGTTGTCATTGATGTTGGTATTAACCGCTTAGATAACGGTAAACTCTGCGGAGATGTAGACTTCGATGATGTTAAAGACATTGCAGAAGCTATAACACCAGTACCAGGTGGTGTTGGCCCAATGACCATAGCCATGCTCCTCAAAAACTGTGTCATCTCAGCCAAAAAACATCAAGAATAG
- the dapG gene encoding aspartate kinase: protein MSIIVQKFGGTSVASDESRERVLDKIIKEKDAGNKVVITVSAMGRKGSPYATDTLISLGTDLKPREMDLLMSCGELISASVVVNGLMRRGYNACVLTGAQAGILTNETYNDANILRVNPQRIVNALSDDIIPVIAGFQGMSEFGNITTLGRGGSDTTAAILAEAISADETHIYTDVDGIMTADPRVCREATVIDAISYSEVFQMADSGAKVIHPRAVEVARRSGIPLYIKNTFSNAEGTAIIHCPKPGSIVLEGNECKLITSIAHLNDRVQFIIEEGPSDDAFIFPLLADKGVSIDIINIFPSRKVFTVDKKQVWIVSEVLEQNKITYETIEDCSKVTIIGERMTGVPGVMARIITSLQKEKIPLLQTADSLTTIACLIHSKDLERAVSVLHRTFDLA, encoded by the coding sequence ATGAGTATAATTGTTCAGAAATTTGGGGGGACTTCAGTAGCTTCTGATGAAAGTCGTGAACGAGTTCTTGATAAAATTATAAAAGAAAAAGATGCAGGTAATAAGGTTGTCATAACTGTTTCGGCTATGGGAAGAAAAGGCAGCCCATACGCTACAGATACTCTCATTAGTTTGGGAACGGATTTAAAGCCAAGAGAAATGGACTTATTGATGTCATGTGGAGAATTGATTTCTGCTTCAGTAGTTGTTAATGGACTAATGAGGAGAGGGTATAATGCATGTGTTTTAACAGGGGCTCAGGCGGGTATCCTAACAAATGAAACCTATAATGATGCTAATATTTTAAGGGTTAATCCTCAACGTATTGTAAATGCTCTAAGTGATGATATTATTCCGGTTATTGCTGGATTTCAAGGGATGAGTGAATTTGGTAATATTACAACTTTGGGAAGAGGAGGCAGTGATACAACAGCTGCCATACTTGCTGAAGCCATTAGTGCAGATGAGACCCATATTTATACCGATGTTGATGGGATCATGACAGCTGACCCAAGAGTTTGTAGAGAGGCCACTGTTATTGATGCTATTTCTTATAGCGAGGTATTTCAGATGGCGGATAGTGGTGCAAAGGTTATACATCCTAGAGCTGTTGAAGTTGCGAGACGTTCGGGTATTCCGCTTTATATAAAAAATACATTTAGTAATGCAGAAGGTACAGCTATAATTCATTGCCCCAAACCTGGTAGTATTGTCTTAGAAGGGAATGAATGTAAATTGATTACCAGTATAGCTCATCTGAATGATCGTGTTCAATTCATCATAGAAGAAGGACCAAGTGACGATGCTTTTATATTCCCACTCTTAGCCGATAAAGGGGTAAGCATCGATATTATTAATATTTTTCCTTCTAGAAAAGTCTTTACAGTAGATAAAAAGCAAGTCTGGATTGTTTCAGAAGTTTTAGAGCAAAACAAAATTACTTATGAAACAATAGAAGATTGCTCAAAAGTTACTATAATTGGTGAAAGAATGACAGGAGTTCCTGGTGTTATGGCAAGAATTATAACATCTTTACAAAAAGAAAAGATTCCATTACTTCAAACTGCTGACTCACTTACTACGATTGCATGTTTGATTCATAGCAAAGATCTTGAAAGAGCCGTATCCGTTTTACATAGAACCTTTGACTTAGCATAG
- a CDS encoding formate--tetrahydrofolate ligase, whose product MKTDIQIAREANMVHIKEVAAKLNISEDDLELYGKHKAKLTDELWDKVKDNQDGKLVLVTAINPTPAGEGKTTTTVGLGQAMGQLGKKAIIALREPSLGPCMGIKGGAAGGGYAQVVPMEDINLHFTGDIHAVSIANNLLSAMIDNHLQQGNTCGLDPRQITWKRVVDMNDRALRQIVVGLGGRTQGVPREDGFMISVASEVMAILCLAKDLEDLKKRLGDIIIGYTYDGKPVTARDIKAEGAMTVLLKDALKPNIVQTLENTPCLMHGGPFANIAHGCNSVRATNTALKLADIVITEAGFGADLGAEKFLDIKCRKAGLKPDAIVLVATVRALKYNGGIKKDMLSEENVEAVERGFVNLEAHIDNLHKFGVPVVVTLNEFPTDTDAEVAFVKEKCEALGCEFAVSRVWAEGGKGGIELAEKVVATLENKPSNFQFIYDDEASIQDKINAVAKEIYGAEGVNILPAAMKQIKRLEELGLDRLPICIAKTQYSLSDNPKLLGRPKGFEISVREVKVSAGAGFIVIITGNVMTMPGLPKRPAAEQIDINDEGQVIGLF is encoded by the coding sequence ATGAAAACTGATATTCAAATTGCAAGAGAAGCCAATATGGTCCATATTAAAGAGGTAGCAGCAAAATTGAACATTTCTGAAGATGATTTAGAGCTTTATGGTAAGCATAAAGCCAAATTAACAGATGAGTTATGGGATAAGGTGAAGGATAATCAAGATGGCAAACTTGTTTTAGTAACAGCCATTAATCCAACACCTGCTGGAGAAGGTAAAACTACAACTACCGTTGGGTTAGGGCAAGCAATGGGTCAATTAGGTAAGAAAGCTATTATCGCCTTACGAGAACCATCTTTAGGACCTTGTATGGGGATTAAAGGTGGCGCTGCTGGTGGAGGATATGCTCAAGTTGTTCCTATGGAAGACATTAATCTCCACTTTACAGGTGATATTCACGCAGTTAGTATTGCCAATAATTTATTATCAGCAATGATTGACAATCATCTTCAACAAGGTAATACTTGTGGTCTAGATCCTAGACAGATAACTTGGAAAAGAGTTGTTGATATGAATGACCGTGCCCTTAGACAAATTGTCGTGGGTCTAGGTGGCCGAACACAAGGAGTGCCAAGAGAAGATGGGTTCATGATCTCTGTTGCATCAGAAGTAATGGCAATTCTTTGTTTGGCAAAGGATTTAGAGGATCTAAAAAAACGTCTTGGTGATATTATTATTGGATATACTTATGATGGAAAACCTGTTACAGCGAGAGATATTAAAGCTGAAGGTGCAATGACAGTATTACTTAAAGATGCTCTTAAGCCAAATATTGTTCAGACTTTAGAAAACACACCTTGTTTGATGCATGGTGGTCCGTTTGCAAATATTGCTCATGGTTGTAACAGTGTTAGGGCAACTAATACAGCGTTAAAGTTAGCGGATATCGTTATAACGGAAGCTGGTTTTGGGGCTGATTTAGGAGCAGAGAAATTCTTAGACATCAAATGCCGTAAAGCAGGTTTAAAACCTGATGCTATTGTACTTGTTGCAACGGTAAGAGCATTAAAATATAATGGTGGCATCAAAAAAGACATGTTAAGTGAAGAAAATGTTGAAGCGGTTGAAAGAGGTTTTGTCAACCTAGAAGCGCACATTGATAACCTTCATAAATTTGGTGTTCCAGTAGTTGTTACGTTAAATGAGTTCCCAACAGATACAGATGCAGAAGTAGCTTTTGTTAAAGAAAAGTGTGAAGCTTTAGGTTGTGAGTTTGCCGTATCACGGGTATGGGCTGAAGGAGGAAAAGGTGGTATTGAATTAGCTGAGAAAGTTGTAGCTACACTAGAAAATAAACCATCTAATTTCCAGTTTATATACGATGATGAAGCTTCTATTCAAGATAAAATTAATGCTGTAGCAAAAGAGATATATGGTGCAGAGGGTGTCAATATTTTACCAGCTGCTATGAAGCAAATCAAGAGATTAGAGGAATTAGGTTTAGACCGATTACCAATCTGTATTGCTAAAACTCAATATTCTTTATCTGATAATCCTAAGTTATTAGGTCGACCAAAGGGCTTTGAAATTTCGGTTAGAGAAGTTAAAGTTTCTGCAGGTGCTGGTTTTATTGTTATCATAACTGGAAACGTTATGACCATGCCAGGGTTACCAAAAAGACCAGCTGCTGAGCAGATTGACATTAATGATGAAGGTCAAGTGATAGGTTTATTCTAA
- a CDS encoding undecaprenyl-diphosphate phosphatase codes for MSIIQAIILGIVQGITEFLPISSSGHLVIFQEILGMDMDGTVTFEVILHVGTLLAVIAVYFKDVIMLIREGIGLVFDCIKLMVQTITSSKEKISLVRTEDRKLTVMVIVASIPTAFAGLILEDLLTAHLMQLFTVGIALLVTATILLYTDKVGKGKKQVRKATYGDAFIIGLFQSVAITPGITRSGSTIFGGLLRGFDKEFAIRFSFLCFLPAVGGAALLKFFDLSMVDIQTNGAAYLSGLIASAIVGFICIKTLLVMLKKNKFHYFAYYCYAAGLAAIVWDLFVR; via the coding sequence ATGTCAATAATTCAAGCAATAATTTTAGGAATCGTACAAGGGATAACAGAATTTTTACCTATAAGTAGTTCAGGACATCTAGTAATTTTCCAAGAAATCTTGGGAATGGACATGGATGGGACAGTTACTTTCGAAGTTATTCTTCACGTAGGAACTTTACTTGCAGTCATTGCTGTGTACTTTAAAGATGTTATCATGTTGATACGAGAAGGTATAGGTCTTGTTTTTGATTGCATCAAGCTAATGGTTCAGACGATTACAAGCTCAAAAGAAAAAATTTCTTTAGTACGTACAGAGGATAGAAAATTAACCGTAATGGTTATTGTTGCTTCCATTCCAACAGCTTTTGCAGGACTTATACTAGAAGACCTATTGACAGCTCATCTTATGCAACTGTTTACTGTTGGTATAGCTCTACTTGTTACAGCAACTATCTTACTTTATACGGATAAAGTTGGGAAAGGTAAGAAGCAAGTCCGAAAAGCTACATATGGAGACGCCTTCATCATTGGTTTATTTCAAAGTGTTGCCATAACACCAGGAATAACACGATCTGGTTCAACAATTTTCGGAGGTTTATTACGAGGCTTTGATAAGGAATTTGCTATCCGCTTTTCATTCTTATGTTTCCTACCAGCTGTAGGAGGCGCAGCTTTATTAAAGTTTTTTGATTTATCTATGGTAGATATACAAACAAATGGTGCTGCTTATCTATCAGGGCTAATTGCATCAGCAATTGTAGGTTTTATTTGCATTAAAACATTATTAGTGATGCTTAAGAAAAATAAATTTCATTATTTTGCATATTATTGTTATGCAGCTGGATTAGCAGCAATTGTATGGGATTTATTTGTTCGATAG
- a CDS encoding ClpP family protease, translating to MDEERLDITNEKENKENSKEAENIEKLGTTNVPEGKDNLHCLTIIGQIEGHMTLPPQNKTTKYEHILPQLAAIEDNPKIEGVLILINTVGGDVEAGLAIAEMIASLGKPTVSLVLGGGHSIGVPLAVSAKYSFVAPSATMTIHPIRMNGLVIGVAQTFEYFEKMQERIVDFVVRNSKISNERFRELMLDTGMLAKDVGTIVVGEEAVKEGLIDELGGLKDAMEKLNELIDLEKDKGDEHHDV from the coding sequence ATGGATGAAGAAAGGTTAGATATTACCAATGAAAAGGAAAATAAAGAAAATAGTAAAGAAGCTGAAAATATAGAGAAGTTGGGTACTACTAATGTTCCAGAAGGAAAAGATAACTTACACTGCCTGACTATAATTGGACAAATAGAGGGACATATGACACTACCTCCACAAAACAAAACCACAAAGTATGAACATATTTTACCACAGCTAGCAGCGATAGAAGATAATCCTAAAATAGAAGGTGTTCTCATTCTCATCAATACTGTTGGAGGAGATGTAGAAGCTGGATTAGCTATTGCTGAAATGATCGCTTCTCTAGGGAAGCCAACAGTATCCTTGGTTCTAGGTGGTGGACATTCAATTGGTGTTCCATTAGCTGTATCAGCAAAATACTCCTTTGTTGCTCCGAGCGCAACAATGACCATTCATCCAATACGTATGAACGGATTGGTTATTGGTGTAGCACAAACCTTTGAATACTTTGAAAAGATGCAAGAACGAATTGTAGACTTTGTTGTGAGAAATTCTAAAATATCCAATGAACGATTCCGAGAGTTGATGCTAGATACTGGAATGCTAGCTAAAGATGTTGGGACCATTGTTGTAGGTGAAGAAGCCGTTAAAGAAGGATTAATTGATGAACTAGGCGGACTAAAAGATGCTATGGAAAAACTAAATGAACTCATAGATTTAGAAAAAGACAAAGGTGATGAACATCATGATGTATAG